The Candidatus Thermoplasmatota archaeon genome contains the following window.
AAGAGCGATAATTCATAAAAAGCTTGGATTCGCAGCCGAAGAGCTTTATTCTAAAGAACTTGATCGCGTAGCCCCTATGCTAGCACACCATTTTTCAGAAGGCAAAGTACATGACAAAGCATATTTTTATGGGCTTAACGCTGGCGATAAGGCAAGAAAATTACTTTCGCTAGTAGAATCAATTAAGTACTACGAGCTTGCACTGAGAGCTTTAAAGAACTTGCCTGACAAAAAATCGGAGCCGCTAACATTATTAAATAAACTATGCGAAGTAAGTATTATTGCAGGTAGGTGGGAAGAAGCGCTAAGATATGCAAACGAGCTTTCGAGTTTGTGTGTTGAGTTAGGAGAGCATAACTTAAGAGCATCTTCATATATGAAAATTGCAGAAATTTATTCTAACAGAAGCCAGTGGGATGAGGCATTCGAAGCTTATAAATTGTCTTTGGATATTTTCGAGAAGCTCAAAGACCTTCAAGGCTTAGCAGAAGCTCAGCGCGGGCTTGGACTTGTATACAGAAGGAAAGGCGATTACGAGAAGGCGGTAGAGCATTACAAGAATAGTATAGAGTTGGCGAAGGTGCTCGGCGCTAAATCGTTTGTAGCTTCTGTGTACGTAGATTTGGGACTTGTATATAAAGTCCAAGGAGAACTTGAGCTTGCAGCTAAATATACCAAAGAAAGTCTTGAGACTTTAGATAAGTTAAACGAGCTTTACGAACTTGCAAGAACTTATAATAATTTAGGTACTATTTACTACGAGCAAGAAAATATTGATAGTGCGTTACAATGCTACGAAAAATGTGCAGAAATTTCTAAAAAAATCGGCTTTATGAGACCTTATGCTTACGGGCTTAGCAACGCAGCTGAACTTTATGCTAAGAGCAATCCTGAAAAGGCTATGAAATATTGCAGTGAGGCAATGGAAATTTTTGAAAAGCTCGGCGAAAAATATATGATTGCTCAAACTTACGTTCATTACGGCAATATTTATAAGATTAAAAAAGAGAGAGGTAAAGCTCAAGAGCATTTCGAAAGGAGCTTGAAGCTATTTGAAGAGTTAAAAGCACCTTTTGATTTAGGTGTTGCTTGCTACGAATATGCTCTTATGTACAAAGAGGAAAAAGAGTTTGCTAAAGCTGAAGATTATTTAAGAAAGGCTTTGATTCATTTTGAAGAAGTTGGCGCTAAAAAATATATTAAAAGAGTCAGAAAAGAGCTTGAAGAGCTCAAGCCATGAGCTTAAATTTTGTGCTGATATCAATATTTATCGGCTTGTTTGCAGGCTTATGCTCAGGCTCTTTCGGTATTGGCGGTGGCATAGTAATAACGCCTTTAGCAAGACTGTTTTTAAACATCTCAGGGCTTGTGGCAATAGGTACTTCTCTACCAGCTGCTATTTCTACTGCAATTTCAGGCGCTTTTGTATACGCTAGAAAAAAATTTATTATTTACAAAGCTTCAATTTTATGCGCGGTTGCAGGCTCTTTAATGTGTTTATTAGGTGCAAAAGTAACTTATTATTTTACAAGCCCGCAGATAATGCTTATCTTTGCAGCAGTATTAGCTCTTATAGCACTAAAATTTTTATTTTCTAAGGAAGGAAGGGTAGAAAAGCATGGCTCAATACAATTTTCATTCAATACGGTAATTATTCTTTTTGCACTGGGCGCTTTTGCAGGTTTTTTAGCAGGATTCCTTGGTATAGGCGGCGGTATCATCGTTGTGCCCCTGCTTGTAATAATTTTTAAAATTTCAATTAAGCAAGCAATAGGTACAAGTTTAATGTTTATTTCGTTGCAGGCAATTCCAGGCTCTATAGAACACTATCTACTCGGTCATGTGGATATTGCATTGATGCTTCTAATAATTTCGTGCTCTATTTTCGGTGCACAGTTGGGTGCAAGATTTACTACAAAAGCAAAAGAGAGAAATGTAAGAGTAGCATTTGCAATTTTTTTGTTTTTACTTGCTGTAACGCTTGGTTTATTTGAGCTTTTCGGTCTCTAAATGTGAATAATGCAATATTCCTACAATTCCAAAGCCAACGAGCACAACAGTAACTGCATAAACTCCAGGGTCAAGCCATTTACCAAATAATATTCCCCAGCTTATATAGAATACCAATCCTACTGTCAAAACAGCGGCATAGAAATATTTTACTATTTTAGGACTGAGTTTGGGCTCTTCTTCAGGCATTGCTTCTGTATATTGCTAAGTAAAGATAAATATTTCTTCTGTGTTTAAAAGTTTTCATAACTGCAGGAGTTATATTATAGGGCCTTGCGCGAAACCTTCTAGTTCGAGCATGTCAAGCCATCTTTGTTTGCAATCGCAACTCAAATTATCGAATACGTTAGTATTTTGGGTTAGTGAGAATTCTCTTGTCGCTCTTAAAATTGCAGAATCACATTTACCGCAGTTATGAGCGCCTCTTGCACTGCCTCCGCCAGTCGGCGAGCAAATTAACCATCCTTTTACCTCCGTCTTGCTCTCTTTCAAAACTTCCAGTACAGACCACAGCCACGGCGGTCTATATTCTTTCCTTTTCCATAAATATTCTACAAGAGTGTTTTTTTGAATATTTACCGGGTTAAAAGAAAGTGTTTGCGAATATTTACTAGCGAATTTTGCAGAATTTACTGCGTCAACTATAGCTTCTTCTTCTGTAATAAAAGGGGGCTTGATTAAAATATAAGTTCTCAACTTAATTCCTAATTCGTTAATAATTTTCGCAGCCCTTACATAATCTTCCAACTTAAGACCCTTGTTTATAGATTTTTCCAGAATTAGAGGATTTGAAGATTCTAATCCCAGAGCAATTTCTAAGTTGCATTTCTTAATTAACTTACTTAAATGCTCTTTATTTACAAACTCAGGCCTTGATTCTATAACCACTTTTTCAGCTCTACTAACGAATTCTAAAATTTTAGTTTGCGCATTTTCGGAAATTTCATCAGTATCCAAAAAACTGCCTGAGGTATATATTTTTACAATTTTCTCGTTCCTGTAGTTTCTCATAGCTCCTTCTACCTGCAACAGCAAATTTTCATCGCTTACGTCTACTTGAGCAGCTTCATTAATATATCCGCACATGCTACAGCCACTCTGCAAAGCCCATTTGCAGCCACGCGTTCTTAAAATTATTACTAACGTATCTACAACTTTACCATCCAGAACATCTCTTTCAGTAAAGCATCTCACGTAATGGGTAGAGGATTTTTTAGGGTTTGCTCCCCTTAGCATTTTGATTCTATCGGCGATCATTTTCTCACACTAGCTCTCACTTTTACGGCAATACCTCTGTTACTTTCCACCATCTCTTTAGCGCTCATTGTTGCAACACCTACAGCTCTAAGCTCGTTTTTGAACACAGCAGCTACATCGTCTCCAATCCTTATTTCTGAAGTTGCATCAATGACGCCACCTGCAAAAATATTGCCTTTAGGAACGAAGTCGTCAATTTTAACTAAGTAACTATTTTCATCAGCTAATATTTTAGCACCTTCTAGAGTAAGCGAAATAAGTCCTCGTTCGCCAGTCAATATACCAATCTGCTCGTCGCCTTTAATCAACTTTAAGTTGGGATATTTACCTAGAATTTTGCAGTTAGCAACGAGCTTATCACCAACTGGTTTACCAAACTGGAAGCAAGCTCTTGTGAGCATATTGTCAGTTGCGCAAGTATCTTGAGCTATATTTTCATATTTAGCGCAAAGCTCAGTAAGTACATTCGATAGCCTTGAAAGCGATTCTTTAGATGTAGGCTTTAGAATACATGTTTTAATTGCTTCTAAATCTATAAAGTGATAACCAGTGTGATCGACTATTACATCGTAATGATTATTCTTTACAAGCCACTGCAACAATTCATTAACAATTTTGATCTCATACTCTTCCCAATCGCCACTAACCGGTATATCATAGTGTTGTGCAGGATAAAAAAGCTCCAGTTCGCGAGGTACAATACCTAAAGGCGAGGTAACAATAACTTCATGCACTACAGCATAGTTCTTTACCCTGATAGCGCTCTTGAAAATTTTATGCGATTTAGACTGTGAGTAAGGCTTTTTTGCAGAGCATGGCAGTAGCAACAAAATTTTAGAGCTTTCAGGCTTTTTATAGCGTTCCTTTAACCGTTTATACCATCTTAAAATATCAGGTCTAAAAAAGGATTCTCTACTAGTCACTGTTAAAGATTTTTTAGTAATTGGGAAGTAAGGCTCTTGAAAATCATAATATCTGTAATCAAGCTCGCGTAAAATAGCGACAAGGGCGGGGTCACTCCTTATTCTTAATTCTACAAGCTCTCTTAATTTACCAGCCCTTATTTCGCTCCGGATTTTTTTAAGTTCCAAAAGGGCAATATTATAATTATGCTGTAGAAGGTCGTTCTCAAAACAGTATTTGCAATTACATATTGACTCTTCGAGCTCTTCAATGTTTGTCTTACCCTCAGGAGTTAAAAAATAATTTTCTCTGGAGCTTAGAACTAACTGCAGACTATCTATTAAATCCACACTCAGATAGAATAGGAGCGCATACTGATTTGGCAACCCAATACTTGGAGTGTAGATAATTTTTTGATAGCCTATTTTATCCCTGAGATTAGTAATTGTAGCAACAAACCTTTTAGGGCTTTTGAAAAGTTCTATTGAGTTTGCAACTACGTAAATTTCAGCTTTTTTATTTTTGTCTAATTTAGCTAAATCTTGAACTAAACATATTTTTTCATCACAATAATTTTCTAAAAGCTCGCTACAACTTAAAGGGTAAGGTATATCAGGCGGAATTATGTATTCTTGATTTTTCAATTTCTGAGGATAAAATTTACTTCCTGAATCTAAGATACTGAATTTATCGCTTTTTATTTCTTCATTTGCAAGTAGCGCCTCGGAGCCTTCAAATTCTTTAAATCTTTTTGACGAAATAAAAAGTATGTTTGGAACAATGAGTTTATCATTCAGCTTACCTATTCTTGCAATACAATCTTTGTAAAGGATTTCAAACATTTTCTAAGAGTTAATTACTATAAATTCTATAAAAGAAAAGAGCGCTACCTCATTCTAATCACAGTTAAAACTTTTTCTACATCTACACTTGTATTTTTGCAGCCGTCTCGCAAAAGCGGTACGCCCTGCGCCCATATCGAAGTAGAGGCTAATCTTTCAGCCCCTTGGCAGAGTTCTAACTTACATGCAACACCGAGCACAGCTTCTACAGAGTTATTTTTTAGTATATTCATTACCATACTTCCGCCAGGTATAATAAAAACTTTATAACCAAGCTTCTCAGCTTCTTTTTTTAGTGTATAAGCAGTACAAGAGCCGCATTCTTTGCAAACATAGCCCTCATCACTAAGCTCTGCTTTGCAGTGC
Protein-coding sequences here:
- a CDS encoding sulfite exporter TauE/SafE family protein encodes the protein MSLNFVLISIFIGLFAGLCSGSFGIGGGIVITPLARLFLNISGLVAIGTSLPAAISTAISGAFVYARKKFIIYKASILCAVAGSLMCLLGAKVTYYFTSPQIMLIFAAVLALIALKFLFSKEGRVEKHGSIQFSFNTVIILFALGAFAGFLAGFLGIGGGIIVVPLLVIIFKISIKQAIGTSLMFISLQAIPGSIEHYLLGHVDIALMLLIISCSIFGAQLGARFTTKAKERNVRVAFAIFLFLLAVTLGLFELFGL
- a CDS encoding archaeosine biosynthesis radical SAM protein RaSEA, which codes for MIADRIKMLRGANPKKSSTHYVRCFTERDVLDGKVVDTLVIILRTRGCKWALQSGCSMCGYINEAAQVDVSDENLLLQVEGAMRNYRNEKIVKIYTSGSFLDTDEISENAQTKILEFVSRAEKVVIESRPEFVNKEHLSKLIKKCNLEIALGLESSNPLILEKSINKGLKLEDYVRAAKIINELGIKLRTYILIKPPFITEEEAIVDAVNSAKFASKYSQTLSFNPVNIQKNTLVEYLWKRKEYRPPWLWSVLEVLKESKTEVKGWLICSPTGGGSARGAHNCGKCDSAILRATREFSLTQNTNVFDNLSCDCKQRWLDMLELEGFAQGPII
- the arcS gene encoding archaeosine synthase subunit alpha — encoded protein: MFEILYKDCIARIGKLNDKLIVPNILFISSKRFKEFEGSEALLANEEIKSDKFSILDSGSKFYPQKLKNQEYIIPPDIPYPLSCSELLENYCDEKICLVQDLAKLDKNKKAEIYVVANSIELFKSPKRFVATITNLRDKIGYQKIIYTPSIGLPNQYALLFYLSVDLIDSLQLVLSSRENYFLTPEGKTNIEELEESICNCKYCFENDLLQHNYNIALLELKKIRSEIRAGKLRELVELRIRSDPALVAILRELDYRYYDFQEPYFPITKKSLTVTSRESFFRPDILRWYKRLKERYKKPESSKILLLLPCSAKKPYSQSKSHKIFKSAIRVKNYAVVHEVIVTSPLGIVPRELELFYPAQHYDIPVSGDWEEYEIKIVNELLQWLVKNNHYDVIVDHTGYHFIDLEAIKTCILKPTSKESLSRLSNVLTELCAKYENIAQDTCATDNMLTRACFQFGKPVGDKLVANCKILGKYPNLKLIKGDEQIGILTGERGLISLTLEGAKILADENSYLVKIDDFVPKGNIFAGGVIDATSEIRIGDDVAAVFKNELRAVGVATMSAKEMVESNRGIAVKVRASVRK
- a CDS encoding DUF116 domain-containing protein codes for the protein MGLITRLLKAGLKISKKSLLTGSSVIGRFSANIDNPLLKKILNLGIDLSTRSGVKTALALANEDTSLADELYIELRNALNREGFKKVPFNKRALFLPQCLRSAEHCKAELSDEGYVCKECGSCTAYTLKKEAEKLGYKVFIIPGGSMVMNILKNNSVEAVLGVACKLELCQGAERLASTSIWAQGVPLLRDGCKNTSVDVEKVLTVIRMR